The Paenibacillus sophorae genome has a segment encoding these proteins:
- a CDS encoding LexA family protein, with product MITINKTQEISRFYEIVGSNIRKHRNIGQLSLQALGDALGLTKKTIQRYETGEIKVDMDRLSEIAVALNVEFAALLEGTETMLGAEPRVAELVQLPVAGKLSFHNDDLQVREIKGYEATPKDWIKEGECFYLQARDDSMSSAGIAEGDLLLIQKQDKVADGEIAVVLVNGEPVLRRVYCQGDHFILLSDNVKLSPIIREARASYGSEIRFVGRVLKSIATY from the coding sequence GTGATAACAATAAACAAAACTCAGGAAATCTCCCGGTTCTATGAAATTGTAGGCAGCAATATCCGCAAACATCGTAACATTGGACAATTGAGCTTGCAGGCTCTAGGAGACGCTCTCGGACTAACGAAGAAGACCATTCAGCGGTACGAAACCGGAGAGATTAAAGTGGATATGGACCGGCTGAGCGAGATTGCTGTAGCTCTGAACGTTGAGTTTGCCGCGCTGCTTGAAGGAACGGAGACGATGCTGGGCGCAGAGCCGCGTGTGGCCGAGCTAGTACAGCTGCCTGTTGCGGGAAAGCTTTCTTTTCACAACGATGATCTCCAGGTTCGCGAAATTAAAGGCTATGAAGCTACACCAAAGGATTGGATTAAGGAAGGCGAATGTTTTTATCTTCAGGCAAGGGACGATAGTATGTCTTCGGCCGGCATTGCCGAGGGTGATCTTCTGCTGATTCAGAAACAAGACAAGGTGGCAGACGGCGAAATTGCCGTCGTGCTGGTTAACGGCGAGCCGGTGCTTCGGCGGGTGTACTGTCAGGGTGATCATTTTATTCTTTTATCCGATAACGTTAAGCTTTCTCCCATAATACGTGAAGCTCGAGCAAGTTACGGCTCCGAAATTAGATTTGTTGGAAGAGTGCTGAAATCCATTGCTACTTATTAA
- the asnB gene encoding asparagine synthase (glutamine-hydrolyzing) — MCGITGFIKWRGDLTQHSGLLVKMTETLANRGPDAAGTWISGPIAFGHRRLSVIDPENGAQPMIARHEDQVYAIVYNGELYNAPELKNELKQRGHEFRTQCDTEVLLHAYIEWGPDCAEKLNGIFAFAVWDSLREQVFFARDRLGVKPLFFSKADDTLIFGSEPKALLQHPKVRPVVGPEGLAEIFIVGPARTPGHGVYKDMSELRPGHAMIYSREGLRSYAYWTLESSPHTDSPEETAAKVRELLQDTLERQLVSDVPVCSLLSGGLDSSALSALAVDYYKRTGQGQMDTYSVDYVDNDKYFKSHSFQPGADGPWIKRMVDELGTRHHYVQFDTDELVEALDNALFSRDLPGMTDVDSSLYLFCREIKKGATVAISGEAADEIFGGYPWFHREEMLSSGTFPWAVAPKMRAGLLSPEIREWIRPLEYLGDRYSDAVAETPKLEGETGKQAQMRVMSYLNITRFMPTLLDRKDRMSMGVGLEVRVPYCDHRLVQYVWNIPWEIKTVGDREKGILRKALEGVLPEDVLYRKKSPYPKTHNPGYLNAVRQQALSILDDPSSPILPLIDSAKIREIAASPESSSNLPWFGQLMSGPQLFAYLSQVNLWLRTYNISIE; from the coding sequence ATGTGCGGAATAACCGGATTTATCAAGTGGCGCGGAGATCTGACGCAACATTCCGGGCTGCTGGTAAAAATGACTGAAACCTTGGCGAATCGCGGTCCGGATGCGGCGGGTACTTGGATTTCGGGCCCCATTGCTTTCGGACACCGCAGACTCAGCGTAATCGATCCCGAGAACGGCGCACAACCGATGATTGCCCGCCATGAAGACCAGGTCTATGCAATTGTCTATAATGGAGAATTATATAATGCCCCCGAATTAAAAAATGAACTGAAGCAGCGGGGCCATGAGTTCCGTACCCAATGCGACACCGAGGTGCTGCTGCATGCTTATATCGAGTGGGGACCGGATTGTGCGGAAAAGCTGAACGGTATCTTCGCTTTTGCCGTCTGGGACAGTCTGCGCGAGCAGGTATTCTTCGCTCGCGACCGGCTAGGCGTGAAACCGCTGTTCTTCAGCAAGGCGGACGATACGCTCATCTTTGGTTCGGAGCCGAAGGCGCTGCTCCAGCATCCCAAGGTCCGCCCGGTCGTGGGACCGGAAGGACTTGCGGAGATTTTTATAGTCGGTCCGGCCCGGACGCCGGGACATGGCGTATACAAGGATATGTCGGAGCTACGCCCCGGCCATGCCATGATTTACAGCCGTGAAGGCCTGCGGAGCTATGCCTATTGGACCCTGGAAAGCTCTCCCCATACGGACAGTCCGGAGGAGACAGCCGCCAAGGTACGGGAACTGCTGCAGGATACACTGGAGCGTCAACTTGTCTCTGATGTACCCGTCTGCTCCCTGCTCTCCGGCGGTCTGGATTCGAGCGCGCTGTCTGCACTTGCCGTGGATTATTATAAACGTACCGGCCAAGGACAGATGGACACCTATTCGGTCGACTATGTCGACAACGACAAATATTTTAAAAGCCATTCCTTTCAGCCCGGAGCTGACGGTCCCTGGATCAAACGGATGGTCGATGAACTGGGGACCCGCCATCATTATGTGCAATTCGACACGGATGAGCTGGTGGAGGCGCTGGACAATGCGCTCTTCTCCCGCGATCTGCCGGGCATGACGGATGTCGATTCATCGCTGTATTTATTCTGCCGGGAAATTAAAAAAGGGGCAACGGTGGCGATTTCCGGTGAAGCGGCTGACGAAATATTCGGCGGGTATCCCTGGTTTCACCGCGAAGAAATGCTGTCCTCGGGAACTTTCCCGTGGGCGGTCGCTCCCAAAATGCGGGCCGGTCTGCTCTCACCCGAGATCCGGGAATGGATTCGTCCGCTCGAATATTTGGGCGATCGTTATAGCGACGCGGTAGCGGAGACGCCTAAGCTTGAAGGCGAAACCGGTAAGCAGGCGCAGATGCGGGTCATGTCCTATCTCAATATCACTCGGTTTATGCCGACTCTACTGGACCGGAAGGACCGAATGAGCATGGGTGTCGGTCTTGAAGTACGCGTCCCTTATTGCGATCATCGGCTCGTTCAATACGTGTGGAATATTCCCTGGGAAATTAAAACCGTCGGTGACCGGGAAAAAGGGATCTTGCGCAAGGCGCTTGAAGGCGTACTGCCGGAGGATGTGCTGTACCGTAAAAAAAGCCCTTACCCCAAGACGCATAATCCCGGCTATCTGAATGCCGTTCGGCAGCAGGCGCTGAGCATTCTTGACGATCCGTCTTCTCCTATTCTGCCTTTGATCGATTCCGCAAAAATTCGGGAAATTGCGGCATCGCCGGAGTCCTCCAGCAATCTTCCCTGGTTCGGACAGTTGATGTCCGGCCCGCAGCTGTTCGCTTATCTGTCCCAGGTCAATCTCTGGCTCCGCACCTATAATATTTCCATTGAGTAA
- a CDS encoding type II CAAX endopeptidase family protein has protein sequence MNPRLSSNQRQSNSKLILFLFVAFGFSWACWLPLLANKQLAADLPVLPGQFYLGSFGPLVGAVAAEITPGGKGFSAWIKTLFSFSFPRRWLLISSGLPLTYGCIAILAHRLVTGSFPEMHRFGLTSDLPAGFNIWETSLVWMLTFGIGEESGWRGFLLPELHRRHALFTSALIVAAIWMFWHLPAFWFNDNYLGMGFGIIGWGISLAYGSVVLAWICAGSRWSIIPVILWHGIFDTLTASDLAGQVMAMACSMLVILHGIVLMRKLGRRGAQP, from the coding sequence ATGAATCCCCGCCTGTCCTCCAACCAAAGGCAGAGCAACAGTAAACTAATCCTGTTTCTGTTCGTCGCCTTTGGCTTTAGCTGGGCCTGCTGGCTGCCGCTGCTTGCGAACAAACAGCTCGCGGCCGATCTCCCCGTCCTCCCCGGGCAATTCTATCTCGGTTCTTTCGGACCGCTTGTCGGAGCCGTAGCCGCGGAGATTACGCCTGGCGGCAAAGGATTCTCCGCATGGATCAAGACGCTGTTTTCATTTTCATTTCCGCGAAGGTGGCTGCTGATTTCATCCGGCCTTCCGCTCACTTACGGGTGTATTGCCATCCTGGCCCATCGCCTCGTTACCGGCAGCTTTCCGGAAATGCACCGGTTCGGGCTTACCTCCGACCTTCCCGCCGGTTTCAATATCTGGGAAACCTCGCTTGTCTGGATGCTGACCTTCGGCATCGGCGAGGAGAGCGGCTGGCGCGGGTTTCTTCTGCCTGAACTGCACCGCCGTCACGCTTTATTCACCTCGGCTCTAATAGTAGCCGCCATCTGGATGTTTTGGCATCTGCCCGCATTCTGGTTTAACGATAATTATCTCGGCATGGGCTTCGGCATCATCGGCTGGGGAATCAGCCTGGCTTACGGTTCCGTTGTCCTCGCCTGGATCTGCGCAGGAAGCCGCTGGAGTATCATCCCGGTTATACTCTGGCATGGCATTTTCGATACCCTTACAGCCAGCGATCTGGCTGGACAAGTCATGGCGATGGCATGCAGCATGCTGGTCATTCTTCACGGTATTGTTCTGATGAGGAAGCTGGGCCGCCGCGGCGCCCAGCCATGA
- a CDS encoding aldo/keto reductase, with translation MSQLNGPFTGGPTLSDGVTMPWLGLGVWQTKDGDEVIHAVKSAIEIGYRSIDTASAYKNEEGVGQAIRESGVPREELFITTKVFNNEQGYEQTLKACESSRKKLGLDVIDLYLIHWPVKDKFRETWKALVHLQKEGYVKSIGVSNFQTHHLNSIIDDTGVVPVANQVEFHPLLTQRELLKYCREQNIQLEAWSPLLQGNLDIPLLQDLAQKYGKTPAQVVLRWDIQQGVITIPKSVHADRIRENAGIFDFTLSDEDVLAIEGLNKNHRYGPDPDNFNF, from the coding sequence ATGAGTCAGTTGAATGGACCGTTTACAGGCGGACCTACTTTAAGTGATGGAGTAACAATGCCGTGGCTGGGACTTGGTGTATGGCAGACCAAGGATGGCGATGAAGTTATCCATGCGGTCAAATCGGCGATAGAAATCGGCTACCGCAGCATTGATACGGCCTCTGCTTACAAGAACGAAGAAGGCGTGGGGCAAGCCATCCGGGAATCCGGGGTGCCGCGTGAGGAACTGTTTATTACCACCAAAGTATTCAATAATGAACAAGGATATGAGCAGACCTTGAAGGCCTGCGAGTCGAGCCGCAAGAAACTTGGCCTGGATGTTATCGACTTGTATCTGATCCACTGGCCGGTTAAGGATAAGTTCCGCGAGACATGGAAAGCGCTTGTTCATTTGCAAAAAGAGGGCTATGTCAAATCGATCGGCGTCAGCAATTTTCAGACTCATCATCTGAACAGCATCATTGACGACACCGGTGTCGTGCCTGTGGCGAATCAGGTGGAATTCCATCCGCTGCTGACTCAGCGCGAGCTGCTGAAATACTGCCGTGAGCAGAATATTCAACTGGAAGCCTGGAGCCCGCTGCTGCAGGGCAATCTGGACATTCCGCTGCTGCAGGACCTCGCGCAGAAATACGGAAAAACGCCTGCCCAAGTCGTTCTCCGCTGGGATATCCAGCAGGGCGTCATTACGATTCCGAAGTCGGTTCATGCCGATCGTATCCGTGAGAACGCCGGCATTTTTGACTTTACGCTCAGCGATGAAGATGTTCTGGCCATTGAAGGGCTGAACAAGAACCATCGCTATGGTCCAGACCCGGATAATTTCAATTTCTAG
- a CDS encoding cupin domain-containing protein yields MAQKELSPFVELLGLERHVEGGWFKEIWKSSVQIPRDLLGEDYSGPRPAASTIYFLLHPGEISEWHTVLSDEHWLWHAGSPLVLSLGGNGERPGDVQEIVLGLDIAAGQQPQALIPAGVWQAARPLGDEPVLVSCVVAPGFHYDDFRLIDKSEG; encoded by the coding sequence GTGGCACAAAAAGAACTTTCGCCTTTTGTGGAACTGCTTGGCCTTGAGCGTCATGTCGAGGGCGGCTGGTTTAAGGAAATCTGGAAATCATCTGTTCAAATTCCCCGGGATCTCCTGGGCGAAGACTACTCCGGTCCCCGTCCTGCGGCATCAACGATCTATTTTCTGCTGCATCCGGGCGAGATATCCGAGTGGCATACCGTCCTGTCGGATGAGCATTGGCTGTGGCATGCCGGCAGCCCCCTTGTGTTAAGCCTTGGAGGAAATGGAGAACGTCCCGGTGATGTGCAGGAAATCGTGCTGGGTCTTGATATCGCTGCGGGCCAGCAGCCACAGGCGCTCATACCCGCCGGCGTATGGCAGGCCGCGAGACCGCTCGGAGACGAGCCGGTCCTTGTATCCTGCGTCGTGGCTCCGGGCTTCCACTATGACGATTTTCGGCTGATCGATAAGTCGGAGGGATAG